The Naumovozyma dairenensis CBS 421 chromosome 1, complete genome genome includes a region encoding these proteins:
- the MRPL25 gene encoding mitochondrial 54S ribosomal protein mL59 (similar to Saccharomyces cerevisiae MRPL25 (YGR076C); ancestral locus Anc_3.137) — translation MSTSGSLKYFNSLPIKLRTFFEKYPPSIKYAKSSTSIKSISANPFLRNRNPINGKFYEPKYSLRRMSDIYKLAHRYGVQDLLPPIPSSKLFFQEKYDKKIAENKFMKGVLFPKGHKYELALESKLKAREEGIKNADKMIADVKGKKYVNRLERKSKDKTLESNKSWF, via the coding sequence ATGTCTACGTCTGGTTCATTGAAGtattttaattctttaccGATAAAATTAAGaacattttttgaaaaatatcctCCTTCAATTAAATATGCTAAGAGTTCCACATCAATAAAGTCAATATCTGCAAATCCATTTCTACGAAATAGAAACCCAATCAATGGTAAATTCTATGAACCTAAATATTCGCTAAGAAGAATGAGTGACATTTATAAATTGGCTCATAGATACGGAGTACAGGATTTATTACCACCTATACCATCTAGTAAATTATTCTTCCAAGAGAAATATGATAAGAAGATTGCTGAGAATAAATTCATGAAGGGGGTACTTTTCCCTAAGGGTCACAAGTATGAGTTAGCTTTGGAATCCAAATTAAAGGCAAGAGAGGAAGGTATCAAGAATGCTGATAAAATGATAGCAGATGTTAAGGGTAAAAAATACGTTAATAGGTTAGAAAGGAAATCAAAGGATAAGACGTTAGAGAGTAATAAATCGTGGTTTTAA
- the NDAI0A06850 gene encoding uncharacterized protein (similar to Saccharomyces cerevisiae YBR138C; ancestral locus Anc_3.131), producing the protein MDDFSHLNVFEPLDTNSLSIISTASSNNNTNTRCQTGQNGSFKNSPVDDSFMPSIANRNENVAPFKWNTEKNEFKFESNSTPSKKTPRGKSFSHSHLLLPRKRRSQLIGAKPNVPSKLYQSTSKLELIDDDKLTSLPIAPPPGWNSDEDNDENYNTDGNMVKKQKFNPRGELRVHNNNMKRYVSYNIQKVQESSENGDVLQDNTAPSIVVVEDYIPEVMGRGTTKKKVSVSDLKSKMLRKDSHRIPLKMKRIKNDSTYTYPSKSILLTPHAFNEEYSLNGSILEEGRQEGDLKISDSIQDMVDDLIKQPSEFAGEDKYLADLPIKHPIKTCVVCDKVLYEISSILIGHNDYKEIVCGDCAVKYEQAAKIFENCEFETSAENSNNTSMMSSLDSPVEPFIDKNWDLSVNKANSINKREKIKQDYKFSDELIRTLKSQLSHSLPYQNTLDNTGSLTWFLKAKQKILLQVQKSGLFPLFINRQNEVSYDEQKSNR; encoded by the coding sequence ATGGATGACTTTTCACATTTAAATGTCTTCGAACCACTCGATACTAATTCCTTATCCATAATATCAACAGCATCgtctaataataatacgaATACACGATGCCAAACAGGGCAGAATGGGAGCTTCAAAAACTCACCTGTAGATGACTCCTTTATGCCATCTATCGCTAACAGAAATGAGAACGTAGCTCCGTTTAAATGGAATACCGAAAAgaatgaattcaaattcgAAAGTAACAGTACTCCTTCCAAGAAAACGCCTCGTGGGAAATCGTTTAGTCATTCTCATTTACTATTACCTAGAAAGAGGAGATCACAATTAATCGGTGCTAAACCTAATGTCCCCTCCAAATTATACCAATCTACTTCCAAGTTAGAACTCATTGACGATGATAAATTGACTAGCTTACCTATAGCACCACCTCCCGGCTGGAATTCAGATGAAGACAATGATGAAAACTATAATACAGACGGAAATATggtaaagaaacaaaaatttaacCCTCGAGGGGAGCTAAGAGTACacaacaataatatgaaACGCTACGTTAGTtacaatattcaaaaagTTCAAGAGAGTTCTGAGAATGGTGATGTGCTTCAAGATAACACTGCTCCCTCAATTGTGGTCGTTGAAGACTACATCCCAGAAGTTATGGGCAGAGGAACTACTAAGAAAAAAGTTTCTGTCTCTGACTTAAAAAGTAAGATGCTCAGGAAAGACTCTCACCGGATaccattgaagatgaaaagaattaaaaatgaCTCTACTTATACATATCCAAGCAAGTCTATTTTACTGACTCCTCATGCATTTAATGAGGAATATTCTCTGAATGGCTCTATACTGGAAGAAGGAAGGCAAGAAGGTGACTTGAAAATTTCTGATTCAATACAAGATATGGTGGATGACTTAATAAAACAGCCATCAGAGTTTGCTGGTGAGGATAAATACCTAGCTGATCTCCCTATAAAACATCCCATAAAAACATGTGTAGTTTGTGACAAAGTCCTATACGAAATTAGTTCCATATTGATAGGACATAATGACTACAAAGAGATTGTCTGTGGAGACTGTGCCGTTAAATATGAACAGGCGGCAAAgatctttgaaaattgtGAGTTTGAAACTTCCGCGGAGAATTCGAACAATACCAGCATGATGAGTTCTCTAGACAGTCCTGTTGAACCTTTTATTGATAAGAATTGGGATTTGTCCGTTAATAAGgctaattcaattaataaacgagagaaaataaagcaagattataaattttCTGATGAATTAATACGGACATTAAAGTCACAGTTAAGTCACAGCCTCCCATATCAAAACACTCTTGATAATACTGGTTCATTAACTTGGTTCTTAAAGGCTAAGCAAAAGATACTGCTACAAGTCCAGAAGAGTGGTTTGTTCCCGCTCTTCATAAACAGACAAAATGAAGTTTCATATGATGAACAGAAAAGCAATCGCTGA
- the SIT4 gene encoding type 2A-related serine/threonine-protein phosphatase SIT4 (similar to Saccharomyces cerevisiae SIT4 (YDL047W); ancestral locus Anc_3.142) has product MSSKRGPDEWLETIKKCQALTENEMKQLCEMVKELLMEESNIQPVQTPVTVCGDIHGQFHDLLELFRTSGGFPDDINYIFLGDYVDRGYYSLETFTLLMCLKVKYPSKITLVRGNHESRQITQVYGFYEECLNKYGSTTVWKYCCQVFDFLTLAAIIDGKILCVHGGLSPEIRMLDQIRVLSRAQEVPHEGGFSDLLWSDPDNVEAWQVSPRGAGWLFGSKVAREFNHVNGLNLIARAHQLVMEGFKYHFPEKDVVTVWSAPNYCYRCGNVASVMKVDEELEPTFKIFSAVPDDYIQETAVNHTNQRAGYFL; this is encoded by the coding sequence ATGTCGTCGAAAAGAGGACCTGATGAATGGTTAGAGACCATAAAAAAATGTCAAGCATTaacagaaaatgaaatgaaacaaCTTTGTGAAATGGTAAAGGAATTACTAATGGAAGAAAGTAATATTCAACCAGTACAAACCCCAGTCACGGTATGTGGTGATATCCATGGTCAATTCCATGATCTTCTTGAACTTTTCAGGACTTCAGGTGGGTTCCCTGATGATatcaattatattttccttGGAGATTATGTGGATAGAGGGTATTACAGTTTAGAAACTTTTACACTTTTAATGTGTTTGAAAGTGAAATATCCATCAAAGATCACACTGGTGAGAGGTAATCATGAATCAAGACAAATTACTCAAGTTTATGGATTTTATGAAGAatgtttaaataaatatggtTCCACTACAGTATGGAAATATTGTTGTCAAgtctttgatttcttaactTTAGCTGCTATAATCGATGGGAAAATACTATGTGTACATGGTGGGCTTTCTCCAGAAATCAGAATGTTAGATCAAATTAGAGTCCTTTCAAGAGCTCAAGAAGTGCCTCATGAAGGTGGGTTTTCAGATTTATTATGGAGTGATCCAGATAATGTGGAAGCTTGGCAAGTTTCTCCCCGTGGGGCAGGTTGGCTATTCGGAAGTAAAGTTGCCAGGGAATTTAATCATGTTAATGGCTTGAATTTAATCGCAAGAGCACATCAATTGGTCATGGAAGGGTTTAAATATCATTTCCCTGAGAAGGATGTCGTTACTGTATGGTCAGCACCAAATTATTGCTATAGGTGTGGTAATGTGGCAAGTGTAATGAAagttgatgaagaattagaacctacttttaaaatattctcGGCAGTACCGGATGACTATATCCAAGAAACTGCAGTAAATCATACTAACCAAAGAGCTGGGTATTTCTTATag
- the NDAI0A06830 gene encoding SUN domain-containing protein, with amino-acid sequence MFSIQMNFQRVIFLLLSIFSVLVFAKFHLQQTVTETVTVSDNQQGSTTPQHVHEKAKRGGTCAFPNYDGMVAVQKSGKNAGWAMHNDQECSYGSWCPYACEPGKLMGQWDPSVTTYSYPGSQNGGLYCDSNGNLQKMNSDKDYCYDGTGTVSAVNSCSGGDVSFCQTILPGNEEMLIPTLVSKGSSKTLAVPGPDYWASTAAHYYINPPGVGVDDACQWGSTANPCGNWSPYVAGANTDSNGNTFVKIGWNPIYLETSCPFKDKKPTFGIKITCDDKSQCDGLDCAIDPSVNDINGVSSSQSSSGAGGGNFCVVTAKKGAKAKIEVFDAGSGGVSGSGGGSNNMQKRDEYALGITATHTVTETKWVTSTTIV; translated from the coding sequence ATGTTCTCaattcaaatgaattttCAAAGAGTTATTTTCCTCCTTCTTTCAATCTTTTCTGTCCTAGTATTTGCTAAATTCCATTTACAGCAAACTGTCACTGAAACTGTAACTGTTTCAGATAATCAACAAGGTTCTACAACTCCACAGCATGTTCATGAAAAGGCTAAACGTGGAGGAACATGTGCATTCCCCAATTATGACGGTATGGTAGCAGTTCAAAAATCAGGTAAGAATGCCGGATGGGCCATGCATAACGATCAAGAATGTTCCTACGGGTCATGGTGTCCATATGCGTGTGAACCAGGTAAGTTAATGGGTCAATGGGATCCTAGTGTCACAACGTATTCATACCCAGGTTCGCAAAATGGTGGATTATATTGCGATTCTAATGggaatttacaaaaaatgaacTCTGATAAAGATTATTGCTATGATGGTACTGGGACAGTCTCTGCAGTTAATAGTTGCTCAGGTGGTGATGTTTCATTTTGTCAAACCATCTTACCAGGTAATGAAGAGATGTTGATCCCAACTTTGGTCTCTAAGGGATCTTCTAAGACGTTAGCTGTTCCAGGACCAGATTATTGGGCTTCAACTGCTgctcattattatattaatcCTCCTGGCGTGGGAGTGGATGATGCATGTCAATGGGGGAGTACTGCAAACCCATGTGGGAATTGGTCTCCATATGTAGCTGGTGCAAATACAGATTCTAATGGGAACACATTTGTGAAAATTGGCTGGAATCCAATTTACTTGGAAACTTCATGTCCATTTAAAGACAAAAAACCAACTTTCGGTATCAAAATTACTTGTGATGATAAATCTCAATGTGACGGATTGGATTGTGCAATCGACCCAAGTGTTAACGACATTAACGGAGTATCAAGCTCTCAAAGTAGTTCTGGTGCAGGTGGTGGTAACTTTTGTGTAGTTACCGCAAAGAAGGGTGCAAAGGCTAAAATTGAAGTTTTTGATGCTGGGAGTGGTGGAGTTAGCGGTAGTGGAGGAGGCTCCAATAACATGCAAAAGAGAGATGAATATGCCCTAGGGATAACAGCTACACATACAGTAACTGAAACTAAATGGGTTACTTCAACGACAATTGTTTAA
- the NDAI0A06840 gene encoding uncharacterized protein (similar to Saccharomyces cerevisiae YBR137W; ancestral locus Anc_3.132) yields the protein MKLDQTLLRSFTSRTATLEELESLEKKCVLSKFDADDAFNLGCLVRDTIRKQYPGKAVSIDITLPNKHCLFRATTANGTSFDNDMWIKRKQTTVFRFAHSTFFMGCKKGDKTPEDRFFVDAKEYAFHGGAVPIFCSSLGYPIACLTVSGLKQEEDHLIATMALIEYSNQTAVEKLDLD from the coding sequence atgaaattagatCAAACATTATTACGCAGTTTTACGTCTAGGACGGCCACTTTAGAAGAACTAGAAAGcttagaaaagaaatgtgtcttatcaaaatttgatgCAGATGATGCTTTCAATCTAGGTTGCCTCGTAAGAGATACAATCAGAAAACAATATCCAGGTAAAGCTGTTTCGATCGATATTACTTTACCAAACAAGCATTGTTTATTCCGTGCAACAACTGCCAATGGGACCTCATTCGATAATGATATGTGGATTAAGAGAAAACAAACTACTGTTTTCAGATTTGCACATTCCACTTTCTTTATGGGTTGCAAGAAAGGTGATAAAACACCCGAAGACAGATTTTTTGTCGACGCCAAAGAATATGCATTCCATGGCGGTGCTGTCCCAATTTTTTGCTCTTCCTTGGGGTATCCAATTGCATGTTTGACAGTCAGCGGACTAAAGCAAGAGGAAGATCATTTGATTGCAACAATGGCCTTGATTGAATACTCTAATCAAACCGCAGTAGAGAAGTTGGACTTAGATTAG
- the ATG42 gene encoding carboxypeptidase C (similar to Saccharomyces cerevisiae YBR139W; ancestral locus Anc_3.127), which translates to MKLNNFFNALLLTSWASVPIDAFSIFEDINLQETFGVRNRNIFKNEVQSIIPKNWRFKNDFETTIESTIDQDYSLRVRSVDPAKLQIDSVNQWSGYLDYKDSKHFFYWFFESRNDPKNDPLILWLNGGPGCSSFTGLLFELGPSSIGPDMKPIHNPYSWNNNASVIFLEQPLGVGFSYGDEKVTSTNVAGKDVYIFLELFFKKFPHLRDVDFHIAGESYAGHYIPQIAHEIVQNPLRTFNLSSIMIGNGITDPLIQSDYYRPMACGEGGHKSLLSQKECDDMVGPTNRCHRLNQVCYLTESNLPCVVSSSYCETALMRPFEKTGLNPYDIRGPCEDNSKGGLCYNGIKYVEKYMNFPEVQEVLGSDVDHYSGCNEDVFTGFFFTGDGSKPFQGFVGELLDMDIPVLIYAGDKDFICNWLGNQAWTKELEWKYDTFYELQPLKPWIHSETREELGEVKNYGPLTFLRVYESGHMVPYDQPEASLEMLNVWLSGKRSFRNGNNI; encoded by the coding sequence ATGAAGTTGAACAACTTCTTTAATGCTCTTTTATTGACAAGCTGGGCATCTGTTCCAATTGATGCGTTCTCTATCTTTGAAGATATAAACCTACAAGAAACATTCGGCGTtagaaatagaaatatcttcaaaaatgaaGTACAATCTATTATTCCCAAAAACTGGCGTTTTAAAAATGACTTTGAGACTACAATTGAGTCAACAATCGACCAAGACTATTCTTTAAGAGTACGATCTGTCGATCCTGCAAAACTACAAATAGATTCAGTCAACCAGTGGTCAGGTTACTTGGATTATAAGGACTCGAAGCATTTCTTTTATTGGTTCTTCGAAAGTAGAAATGATCCTAAAAATGATCCACTTATCCTTTGGTTGAATGGTGGACCAGGTTGTTCTTCCTTTACAGGTCTGTTATTTGAATTGGGACCGTCTTCAATCGGGCCTGATATGAAACCAATCCATAATCCTTACTCatggaataataatgcatCAGTTATTTTCTTAGAACAACCGTTAGGTGTTGGCTTTTCATATGGTGATGAAAAGGTAACTTCAACAAATGTTGCAGGGAAGGATgtctatatttttttagagttattcttcaagaaattcCCACATCTAAGAGATGTCGATTTTCATATTGCCGGGGAATCATATGCAGGGCATTATATTCCTCAAATTGCTCATGAGATTGTCCAAAACCCTTTACGAACCTTCAACTTATCATCTATTATGATAGGCAACGGCATAACAGACCCATTGATTCAATCAGATTACTACAGGCCAATGGCTTGTGGGGAAGGTGGACATAAATCACTTTTATCGCAGAAAGAATGTGATGATATGGTCGGCCCAACAAACCGTTGTCATCGATTAAATCAAGTATGTTATCTTACTGAATCAAATCTTCCTTGTGTAGTTTCTTCCTCATATTGTGAGACTGCTTTGATGCGCCCATTTGAGAAGACAGGATTGAACCCATATGATATTAGGGGACCTTGTGAAGATAACTCTAAGGGAGGATTGTGCTATAATGGAATTAAGTATGTAGAGAAATATATGAACTTCCCTGAAGTTCAAGAAGTTCTAGGATCAGATGTTGATCACTATTCAGGATGCAATGAAGATGTTTTTACAGGGTTCTTTTTTACAGGGGATGGAAGTAAGCCCTTCCAAGGATTCGTCGgagaattattagatatgGATATTCCTGTCTTGATTTACGCAGGtgataaagattttatTTGTAATTGGTTAGGAAATCAAGCCTGGACCAAAGAACTGGAATGGAAATATGATACGTTTTATGAACTGCAACCATTAAAACCATGGATTCATTCCGAGACTAGAGAAGAATTAGGAGAAGTGAAAAACTATGGCCCTTTAACGTTCTTAAGAGTCTATGAATCTGGTCATATGGTACCATACGATCAACCTGAAGCAAGTTTGGAAATGCTCAACGTATGGCTCTCTGGTAAACGCTCTTTCAggaatggtaataatatttaa
- the MDM20 gene encoding Mdm20p (similar to Saccharomyces cerevisiae MDM20 (YOL076W); ancestral locus Anc_3.130), whose product MELGRSEEALHVYEKANFKYPSYNLVSQWFAKALEDFNYGRMGTASGQMARFEDVSNLPSREYYFWQALCIVAQFKFQKYTMSEQETKILPQLVYKNLCNIRPFQTNQEIIVFGFVIEEFFFSDKEKVEELINLIIPELSKSVDLYFKNFLVKFLDQLGNYQLLFESCHTILKSIDDFEVIKSLLKAGKELGRTKIELFEIIDSFVGDSRNSRLGRLEGDLIFNDEITEASLFHYTEKLHNKPCFAVDISYYKTKIPDELLKKVMSNFDSDLIHDANVFALSVHDLDSVQYFSKHKETLANKSKTDYSKCSTFILDIVKGRIFGKNPTLNDLVLSLTILENYQQQDPYNFDTCVWLIAIYIYLGLIPLAYSHYENLKIKNVQCDSLDYMIYSRFSSLFPAKQHDLLNKTFEEHNKLYTNSLTNLPQFIKIAFERKSYSKIIGMLQFREQLEHSLVRWMKTCDLAQLRRLSNDKRAQLLKIMHQGWETRKLTGATEWSDNRDWTIFEKNMKSSELPDILSPMNIRNEWVTLNFLKEFMIEAIPSGKQLEHIDTELEKLFSEQTFESVLTENFTSVESWSFKIFYDLYKNDGKELRKLLEEVATTLSDTTAWKMTHYYLIQLSTLKTLDNFKRIKDTKIKQLIKENIQRLRTSSDLKFKNYSSQLSKASENLKKGSNLELLEALGYDPLGASGLHAALLTVQKAVKNL is encoded by the coding sequence ATGGAATTAGGAAGATCAGAAGAGGCGTTGCATGTTTACGAAAAAGCTAACTTTAAATATCCCTCGTACAATTTAGTGAGTCAATGGTTTGCTAAGGCATTGGAAGATTTCAATTATGGTCGTATGGGGACAGCTAGTGGACAAATGGCTAGATTCGAAGACGTTAGTAACTTACCAAGTCgtgaatattatttttggcAGGCATTATGCATTGTGGCCCAATtcaaattccaaaaatataCTATGTCTGAACAAGAAACTAAAATTTTACCACAATTggtatataaaaatttatgtAACATCAGACCGTTCCAAACTAACCAAGAAATTATTGTATTTGGTTTtgttattgaagaatttttctttagtgataaagaaaaagttgaAGAACTTATCAATCTAATTATCCCGGAACTATCTAAATCGGTTGActtatatttcaaaaattttctAGTGAAATTTTTGGACCAACTGGGCAATTATCAGcttttatttgaaagttGCCATACAATTCTCAAAAGTATCGATGACTTTGAAGTGATTAAGTCGTTATTAAAGGCAGGAAAGGAGTTAGGTAGAACTAAAATTGAACTCTTCGAGATAATTGATTCTTTTGTAGGAGATTCCAGAAACTCTAGATTGGGAAGATTGGAAGGTGATCTTATTTTCAATGACGAAATTACTGAAGCATCCCTCTTCCACTACACTGAAAAGCTTCACAATAAACCATGCTTTGCAGTTGatatatcatattataAAACTAAGATTCCAGATGAGTTGCTAAAGAAAGTGATGTCTAATTTTGATTCCGATTTAATTCATGATGCAAATGTTTTTGCTCTGTCAGTACATGATCTTGATAGTGTGCAATATTTCAGTAAACATAAGGAAACGTTAGCTAACAAATCCAAGACtgattattcaaaatgttCCACTTTTATTTTAGATATTGTTAAGGGACGGATTTTTGGGAAAAACCCCACATTAAATGACCTTGTTCTATCTTTAACGATACTAGAGaattatcaacaacaagaCCCTTATAATTTCGACACTTGTGTTTGGTTAATTGcaatttatatatatctggGTCTCATTCCATTGGCATATTCCCACTACGAAAAtctgaaaataaaaaatgtcCAATGTGATTCTCTCGATTATATGATATACTCGAGATTTTCTTCCTTATTCCCTGCTAAACAACATGACCTTCTGAACAAGACGTTCGAAGaacataataaattatacaCCAACTCTTTAACGAATCTACCtcaattcatcaaaataGCTTTTGAAAGGAAATCCTACAGTAAAATCATAGGTATGCTACAATTTAGAGAACAGTTAGAGCATTCTTTAGTCCGATGGATGAAGACCTGTGATTTAGCACAATTACGTCGTTTATCTAACGATAAACGTGCACAGTTGCTAAAAATAATGCACCAAGGATGGGAAACAAGAAAGTTAACCGGAGCTACAGAATGGAGTGATAATAGAGATTGGACAATCTTCGAGAAGAATATGAAGTCTTCAGAATTACCAGATATTTTATCTCCTATGAATATCAGGAACGAATGGGTCACACTTAACTTCCTTAAGGAATTCATGATCGAGGCAATCCCGTCAGGGAAGCAATTGGAGCATATAGATACTGAATTAGAGAAACTGTTCTCCGAGCAAACGTTTGAGTCGGTGCTGACAGAGAATTTCACATCTGTGGAATCTTGGTCCTTTAAGATATTTTATGATTTATACAAAAATGACGGTAAGGAATTACGAAAATTATTGGAAGAAGTCGCTACTACATTAAGTGACACGACGGCTTGGAAAATGacacattattatttgattcaattaTCTACTTTGAAAACTTTAGACAATTTCAAGAGAATTAAAGACACGAAAATTAAGCAACTTATCAAGGAGAATATACAACGTTTGAGAACATCCtctgatttgaaatttaagAATTATTCATCTCAATTATCAAAGGCATCTGAAAACTTGAAAAAGGGTAGCAATTTGGAACTACTAGAGGCACTTGGTTATGATCCATTGGGTGCATCCGGCTTACACGCGGCCCTATTGACCGTCCAAAAGGCAGTTAAAAACTTATAG
- the PRP38 gene encoding U4/U6-U5 snRNP complex subunit PRP38 (similar to Saccharomyces cerevisiae PRP38 (YGR075C); ancestral locus Anc_3.138) codes for MSSSNEFFVESFISNKQLNNSSVSLVIPRITRDKIHNSIYYKVNLTSQSLRGNTMVQLIQVIVRDFGKLKSQSHSHSSDTMVVRNHLVGGTEFKCLLMKIIELKPTIEQIWILLEDHDDTEFDNKYITVLIITYIRIQYFFIGKNDSLARKFQDIFQKCLNNYTKLKCFQLDADCWSPSLSLSEESVRIIYMDEVVDWLLTKDNIWGIPLGKCQWVAEIGAVEEDSDSSSSSSSSSSSD; via the coding sequence ATGTCATCAagtaatgaatttttcGTTGAATCATTCATATCGAACAAgcaattaaataatagtTCAGTATCCCTAGTAATACCCAGAATAACAAGAGATAAGATTCATAACTCGATATATTATAAGGTCAATTTAACATCACAATCATTAAGAGGTAATACTATGGTTCAATTGATTCAAGTTATAGTAAGAGATTTCGGTAAATTAAAATCACAATCACACTCACACTCAAGCGATACAATGGTAGTGCGGAATCATTTAGTCGGTGGTACTGAGTTTAAATgtttattgatgaagataatagaATTGAAACCAACTATTGAACAAATATGGATATTATTGGAAGATCATGATGATActgaatttgataataaatacaTAACGGTATTGATTATAACCTACATACGAatccaatattttttcattggtaaaaatgattcattGGCAAGAAAGTTTCAAGATATTTTCCAGAAATGTCTTAATAATTATACGAAATTGAAATGTTTCCAATTAGATGCTGATTGTTGGTCACCATCTTTATCCTTAAGTGAAGAGAGTGTGAGAATCATTTATATGGATGAGGTTGTTGATTGGTTACTTACTAAGGACAATATATGGGGTATTCCGTTGGGTAAATGTCAATGGGTTGCAGAAATTGGTGCTGTAGAGGAAGACAGTgatagtagtagtagtagtagtagtagtagtagtagtgaTTGA
- the PAC10 gene encoding tubulin-binding prefolding complex subunit PAC10 (similar to Saccharomyces cerevisiae PAC10 (YGR078C); ancestral locus Anc_3.134): MDTLFNSTECNPRGIPGAPFVNQVEDFIKDPQDFELCFNKFQERLSKYKFMQESKLTTVKQLKIRIPDLENTLKICNNLKRQSENNDDDGDDEPLQVNYQLNDTLYTKAEISKIQDTVCLWLGADVMLEYPIDEAIELLNKKLNDAKRNLDTCTEDVEFLRENITTMEVNCARLYNWDVERRQNEKETEAIKDLKL, encoded by the coding sequence ATGGACACATTATTTAACTCCACGGAGTGTAACCCAAGAGGTATCCCAGGCGCACCATTTGTTAATCAAGTGGAGgatttcattaaagatCCACAAGATTTCGAATTATGTTTTAATAAGTTTCAAGAACgattatcaaaatataaatttatgCAAGAATCTAAATTGACTACTGTTAAACAATTGAAGATTAGAATTCctgatttagaaaatacTTTGAAAATCTGTAATAATCTTAAACGTCAAtctgaaaataatgacGACGACGGTGATGATGAACCATTACAAGtcaattatcaattaaatgatacaTTATATACAAAGGCTGAAATTAGTAAAATTCAAGATACAGTATGTTTATGGTTAGGTGCTGATGTTATGTTAGAATACCCAATAGACGAAGccattgaattattaaataagaaattgaatgatgCTAAAAGAAATCTCGATACATGTACAGAAGATGTTGAATTCCTAAGGGAAAACATTACCACTATGGAAGTGAATTGTGCaagattatataattgGGATGTGGAAAGAAGACAAAATGAGAAAGAAACTGAAGCCATTAAAGATCTGAAACTTTGA